A DNA window from Vigna unguiculata cultivar IT97K-499-35 chromosome 10, ASM411807v1, whole genome shotgun sequence contains the following coding sequences:
- the LOC114165413 gene encoding uncharacterized protein LOC114165413 — protein MVHLSIHLAYEARIAGPVHYRWMYPIERFLLKLKNCVRNRRYPEGSIAEGYIADECLTFCSRYLDDDIQTKFNKPARSLDGPIGDGVMTSLDPLTWEQAHRYVLFNSEAIKPFIKQHEEFVFSHNRQGSTRKWNKAKDQCLTFHEWFEDRVRNLDVSEDVKWLSKGPNTVARRFSAYAINGYKFVIESRERKTQNSGVMVVSSTIKFRSKKDEHPLVENVTYYGVLKDIIELDYYGHFKFVLFKCHWFQIKQDGFGLVLINFRRLIYENDPFVFASQVKQVYYTKDPNDDWHVVTNTTPRDLFDIYGDPENEDVEKHLDDQLRSPMFDQFTVNEDENIWFRDDVPGTTIDASLTDEEETREEPRQESLDD, from the exons atggTTCATCTATCAATACATTTAGCATACGAAGCTAGAATTGCAGGACCCGTGCATTACCGTTGGATGTATCCAATTGAGAG GTTTCTTCTTAAGTTAAAGAACTGTGTGCGTAATAGACGTTATCCAGAGGGTTCTATTGCAGAAGGCTATATAGCAGATGAATGTTTGACATTTTGTTCAAGGTACTTAGATGACGATATccaaacaaaattcaataaaccAGCAAGGAGTTTAGATGGTCCTATAGGAGATGGAGTCATGACAAGTTTGGATCCTCTTACATGGGAGCAAGCTCATCGATATGTGTTATTCAATTCTGAAGCTATCAAACCATTTATCAA gcAACATGAAGAATTTGTTTTCAGTCACAATCGTCAAGGTTCAACAAGAAAATGGAATAAGGCTAAAGATCAATGTCTTACTTTTCATGAATGGTTTGAAGATCGAGTAAGGAATTTAGATGTTAGTGAAGATGTTAAATGGTTGTCTAAAGGGCCAAATACAGTTGCGAGAAGATTTTCTGCATATGCAATAAATGGCTACAAGTTTGTCATTGAAAGTCgtgaaagaaaaacacaaaattctGGGGTTATGGTTGTTTCATCTACAATCAAGTTTAGAAGCAAGAAAGATGAACATCCGTTGGTAGAAAATGTTACCTACTATGGAGTTTTGAAAGACATAATTGAATTGGATTACTATGGACATTtcaagtttgtgttgttcaaatGTCATTGGTTTCAAATTAAACaagatggttttggtttggtaCTCATAAATTTTCGAAGGTTGATCTATGAAAATGATCCTTTTGTATTTGCATCTCAAGTAAAGCAAGTGTATTATACAAAAGACCCAAATGATGATTGGCATGTTGTTACTAACACCACCCCTAGAGATTTGTTTGATATATATGGGGATCCAGAGAATGAAGATGTGGAAAAGCACTTGGATGATCAATTAAGAAGTCCAATGTTTGATCAATTTACGGttaatgaagatgaaaatatttgGTTTAGGGATGATGTACCTGGAACAACCATTGATGCAAGTTTAacagatgaagaagaaacaagagaaGAACCTAGACAAGAGTCACTTGATGATTGA